The Candidatus Nomurabacteria bacterium genomic sequence CAAATCGACACTAAATCAGTCGAGCGTCGTCAGCATTATATGGAACCAACACCGCGCAACTACGACAAATTTTCATAGCATCTGTGTAATCACGCATTTATGTAAACAATCTCACCGCAATCGTTGCGGATGTTTTGCATAATAATGATTGAAAAGTGTGCTCGGTGCGCACGGGCATACCAAACATAAGAGCATAAGTTTAAGGAGGGTAAAAACTATGGGCTATTATTATGGTCACTTTAATAACTACAACCACTATCCACACTACGGTGGCTACAACAACTACAGGTATTACGGAAACTACAATCGCTACGCTTGGGGCAACCCTTATACGGCGTATTCGTATGCGAATCGGTGGTACCCAGGCTGGAATGCTTACAACTACGGTTTCTACAATAACTGCTACTACGTCTATATGAGGAGTGGCTACAATTACCGTACGGTTGTGATTGGACCAAACTACGGCCTACGCAACTACTACAACGGTTATTACGCAACACCATATAACTACGGCTATGGTAATGGGTACTATGGAAACGCCAGTTACAACGCCAACTACAATCTTAACGCCAATTATAACTACAATTAGTGAGTAGGCTATAGCATATTCTAGCTAGCGACATTAGAAGTTGCACCAAGTAGTCTAGATGGCAGATAAATACGAGAGTTTTAAACAAAATATACAAGTAAAACCCTGCGTTCGTGGGGTTTTACTTGTCAGGAAGCTATATATAGCCAGGAGGGCATCATGATCGATCATAATCAGTTAAATTCATATCCACAGTATTCGCATAACAACTATGCGCAATATGCACAGGCGCCAAATCACGGCAACAATCCGAACGGAAATCACAACAACGGTCAGAATTGGAACCAGGGACATAACCAAAACGGCAACCACAACAACGGTCAGAATTGGAACCAGGGACATAACCAAAACGGCAACCACAACAATGGCCAGAATTGGAACCGCGGACACAATCAAAACAGGAACCATGGATATTGGCCGGGGTGGCATGGGCCACACGGCTGGCGTAACCCGGGTGGCTATCATGGCGGTGGTTACTATCATGGCGGTTGGCAGACTGGCAACAATACCGTTGTGGTTTGGGTTAATCGTTGGTATCCGGGCTGGCAGGTCTACAGATGGCGCTGGGACGGTTACAACAACCGCTGGGTAGTCTGGATCAGGAACGGACCGGTATATAGGACTGTGTATGTCGGTAACAATTACGGTTGGCATAACTATCGTAGTGGGTATGTCTGGTAATTACTCTCTGCAGTAAAAAGAATAGAACCGGCACAAGACCGGTTCTATTTTTTTGGGGCGAATGATGGGGATCGAACCCACTACCTTCGGAACCACAACCCGACGCTCTAACCAAATGAGCTACATTCGCCGCATTAACGTGCATAGTCACCCGTAGGGTGAACGTAACAACTATACCACAAATAACAGAGATAATCTATATCTCGCGGATGGTTTCTATGTGCGCACCAAGACTGTTGAGCCGGTTGGCAAAATCCTCATATCCACGGTTGATCGAGTAAACGTCGCGTAATATAGAATCTCCAGGAGCCGCTAGCATGGCTAGCAATACAACGACAGACGGTCGTAATGCTGGAGGTGCCGTGACATCCGCAGGCTTCCATTTGGTAGGTCCGGTTACATACACGCGGTGCGGGTCGAGAAGTTCCACGGAGGCATTGAGCTTTGTCAGTTCGGTAAAGTAAATTGCGCGATTTTCGTAAGACCAGTCGTGAATCATCGTACGGCCATTCGCGGTTGTGGCAATAAGGCCCATGAAGGGCAGGTTGTCCATATTGATACCCGGAAAGGGCAGGGCGTGCAACTTGTCCTTGGCGGCTTTCAGTTTAGAGTGTTTCAAGTGAATGTCTACTAAGCGGGTGTGGCTGTTTTTTGCTAGGTACTCATCACTCAGCTCGTACTGCAGCCCCATTTCAGCTAGTGTTGCCAGTTCAATTTCCAGGAATTCAATCGGTGAACGCTCTATGGTGATTTCACTTCCAGTAACTACACCGGCGGCGATGAAGCTCATAGCTTCAATAGGGTCTTCGCTTGGGTAATATTCGACATCTTTGTTTATGTATGATACGCCGGTGATGTGGAGCGTTGTCGTGCCGATGCCTTCAATTTTGACGCCAAGTTTTTTCAGAAATACGCACAGGTCCTGAACTGCATAGTTAGCGCTGGCGTTTCTAATTGTCACGGTACCTTCGTGAAGCGATGCTGCCATGATGACGTTTTCGGTCACGGTGTCACCGCGTTCTGTGAGAACGATTGTGTGATCAACTTTTTTCGGCGAAGACGTTGCGCTGTAGTAATTAGTGGTCGCTTCTACCTCTAGACCGAAAGGACGCAAGCCAGTCATGTGCGGCTCTACCGTACGAGTGCCTAAGTTGCAGCCACCGGCAAAGGGTAGGTGAAAGTTGCGGTATTGGTGCAGAAGTGGGCCCAGGAACATGATAATCGTTCGTGTGCGTTTTGCAGCAGCGACGTCCATGTCTTCAAGCTTTAGTTTCTTAGGCGGGATGATTTCTAGGTCGCCGTCATCGTTGAGCCAGCGGACTTTGACGCCGATACTTTGTAGCACTTCGACGATGCGGTTTACTTCTTCTATTTTGGCAACGTGGCGTAGTACTGTTTTGCCATGGTTAAGGAGGCTGGCGCAAAGCAGAGCAACTGCGGCGTTTTTGCTAGTCTTAACCGTGATGTTCCCCGACAGCTTAGAGCCGCCATGCACGCGAAAGTTAATCTTGCCCGTTTGATTGAGTGTCATGATATCGTGAGACAACACATCGCTGATGCGGGCAATCATCTCAAGACTAATGTTTTGGCCGCCTTTTTCGATACGGTTAATTGCGCTCTGGCTAGTACCAAGCGCCTCTGCTAATTGTGCTTGTGTAAAGCCACGATTCTGTCGACTTTCTTGAATGAGATTGCCGATTTTAAGTTTGTAATCTTGAGGGGTCATTGCTTAGATTTTATATCATTTATGATATATATACAATATGAATGGGTCGGACGGCGTATCGCGTTGTTGTCAGCTGTAGTACTCATTCACCGTACCTAATTGTACGGCTCATTCCGTGCTTCGCTGTCGCCTAGCGCTACATCCGTCGGCCACATTCATGGTTCAAATAAGCGGATTCTGAAGGGCGATGGTATAATAATCATCAGTTATGAATGATACACAGGTTGCTGATTTGATTGCAGGAGAAGAGCGTCGCGAACGAGACGGACTCGAGCTTATTCCTAGTGAGAACTATGTATCTGCTGACGTGCTGAAGGCGCTTGGTAGTGTGTTTACGAACAAATATTCCGAAGGCTACCCAGGTAAGCGGTATTACGGGGGTCAGGAATTTACTGATCAAATTGAACAATTGGCGATTGACCGTGCAAAACAGCTTTTTGGTTCCGATCACGCAAATGTACAGCCGCATTCCGGTGCTCAGGCGAACGAAGCGGTTTATCATGCCTGGTGCGAACCAGGCGACACGATTTTGGCCATGGATCTTAGTCATGGCGGTCATCTGACACACGGCGCACCTGTGACGGTATTGGCTCGTAGCTTCAACTTTGTCCGCTATAAGATGAAAGACCCGTCAACCGGTGAAATCGACTACGACGAACTACGTCGTCTTGCGCTGGAGCACAAACCGAAGATTATACTGGCCGGCTTTAGCGCGTATCCACGTGAACTAGACTATGCTAAATTTGCCGAAATCGGTAATGAGATTGGCGCGTTGCTCGTAGCGGATATGGCACATATTGCCGGGCTTATTGCCGGCGGCGTAGCAAAGAATCCGTTTGACTATGGTTTCCATGTCGTTACGACTACTACGCACAAAACATTACGTGGTCCGCGTGGTGGTTTGATCTTGAGCAAGGGCGTGGTGAGTAATCCTCTGAAGGCCCCGGAGAAGACAATAGAAAACATCCCCACGCTGATTGACCGTACAGTGTTTCCTGGAGTACAGGGTGGCCCGCATATGCATGCTGTTGCGGCAAAGGCTGTGGCATTCGGCGAAGCACTCAAGCCAGAGTTTAAGGCGTATGCTGAACAAATCGTCAAAAACGCCGCTGTACTAGCCGACGAGTTGCAAAAACACGGTTTCCAACTCGTTACCGGCGGCACGAGCAATCACCTTATACTTGCTGACGTGCAGAAATCATTTGGCATCGATGGTAAGGTAGTCGAGCAGGCACTCGACAAGATCGGTCTGACGCTCAATGCCAACGCAGTGCCAGACGATACGCTGCCTCCGTTTAGGCCAAGCGGTATACGATTGGGCACGCCAGCCATCACTACTCGTGGCTTGCGCGAGCAGCATATGGTTCAGCTGGCGGAGTGGATGAAACGGGCGGTTGACGCACATGATGACGACATTACGCTGGCGAATCTTGGCGAAGAAGTCAAAGAATTTGTACAGACGTTTCCTTTGCCCAGCGATAAGTGATCGTAAAATATGAACAGTATTTAATACGAGCCCCCTTTCGGAGGCTCGTATCTATTTGCTAGGTAAGAGGTTCTAATTACAACCTGTACCGGCTTTGATGACCTGTACTGAGCTGTCAGATCGCTTCGGGTAGTAGACGTTAAGTCCGGTGCTGTTTGGTGCCGCAGCTGAACAAACCTTGACGTAGTAGTTTTTGCTGGCTGCTGCAGTATTTGCGCTGGCGTAAGAAGGTGCTGCTCCAGTTGATGCAATGTAAATAACGCCAAGACCCTGAGGAATTGATGTTGTTGTGGAGTCAGCGTTAAACGCAGTTTTTAGTGTTGCGTCTGAGTTGCCCCATGGGTAACCAGTTGAGAGGTCAGCATTGACCGCTTCGGCAACTTTGTCGAGAGATTGTGCGTTTGCAGCGTCGGCGCTGTCGTTTGCTTTGGTGGTGACACCGTTGTAGGCCACAATCACGATTGCTGCCAAGATGCCGATGACGACGATGACAATCAAGAGCTCAACGATAGTGAAACCGCCTTGCGCTCGCTTGGTTTTAAGATTTGCTAAATTCATATTAATTGATGCCCCTTATTAATATATTATGTTCCTATGGTGTATAGTGTACTATAAGCAAAAGCGCTATGCAAGGGTTTTTGCCTTAATTATCAACAGTATTTTCTATGATTGCCGACGATTGTTCCAGAGGAAGCAGCTCAAGGGGTTCTTGCTCAAGTATGATGTTAAATCTTCCGTTGACGGTTTCGATGATTTCCTTTTTTGCTTCTTGAAGGTCTGAGTAACCTGTAGCAGACTCGTTTATTAGTACGACGGCGTTTTTGTCGTGGATTTTCATGCCATGTAACACCTCGCCCTTGAGGTCGCTTTGGTCTATGAGCCATCCGGCGGGAATTTTTTGATACGTCTCGTCGACGGCGTATGTTGGCAGGTCGGAGTAGCCGTTGTTTTTTAGTTCTTCCGCTTTCCAAGATTCCACAACAGCATTTTTGAAAAACGAACCAGCGTTAGGCATAACTGCTGGATCGGGCAATTTTTCAGCGCGTATGGCGAGTACGTTGTCGCGGATGATTTGCGGTGAATACTGGGTGATACCCGCAGTCTCTAAACGTTTTTGCAGACTGTCATATAGCGGCGGTTGCAACGGGATTTTAGGTAGCTGCAGAGTGACGCTGTAAATAGCGTAATGCCCCACTTCGGAAGTACGAAATATGCTACTGCGGTACGAAAAATTGCAATCCGTATGATCGAGGACGACGAATTTGTCTTGAAGGATGTCGTAAGCTTCAAGCGATACGAACGTGCTAGAGAGTTCTTGGCCGTAGGCTCCGATGTTTTGTACTGGGGCGGCTCCGACAGTTCCGGGTATGCCAGACATGCACGCTATGCTATATAGGCCGTGCTCGACGGTCAGTTTGACCAGATCGTCCCATAATATCCCACTACCGACTTTGATGACGGTTGACTGTTGATCGTCAGTTATGACTTCTATACCGCCGATTTTGTTGTGGATGATGACACCCTGGAAGCCTTCATCATGGGCAATCAAGTTGCTACCGCCACCGATGATATACGTTGGTAATGTAAGTTTTTTGGCATTGAGGTATGCTTGGCGCAACTCGTCGGGAGACGTAACGTCTACTACATAATCAGCGTTGCCGCCGATTTTCATGGTAGTTAGTGTGCTTAGTGGTATGTTTGTTTGTACATTCATGATTGGCAATAGTATAGCTTAAAAGGCATAAGAATGGTACAATAACAGATACGCAGTGTACTGCGCCAAGTGCGCACCCGTAGCTCAGTGGATTAGAGCATCTGTCTTCGGAACAGAGGGTCGTAGGTTCGAATCCTTCCGGGTGTACCAAGTAAATCGCCTCACGTCAGTGGGGCGTTTTACTTGGTAGATTCGCGTAGCGAATCTGAACCGTTAAGGTTCGGCGTAGTGAGAAAAGGAAACGAAAAGTTCTTTTCGTCCCTTTTTGAGCGGAGGAGCGGAACGAAGTGGAGCGATATCCATCCGAGTTTACCGGTAATTTTGCAAGATGCGGCTTT encodes the following:
- a CDS encoding UDP-N-acetylglucosamine 1-carboxyvinyltransferase, with product MTPQDYKLKIGNLIQESRQNRGFTQAQLAEALGTSQSAINRIEKGGQNISLEMIARISDVLSHDIMTLNQTGKINFRVHGGSKLSGNITVKTSKNAAVALLCASLLNHGKTVLRHVAKIEEVNRIVEVLQSIGVKVRWLNDDGDLEIIPPKKLKLEDMDVAAAKRTRTIIMFLGPLLHQYRNFHLPFAGGCNLGTRTVEPHMTGLRPFGLEVEATTNYYSATSSPKKVDHTIVLTERGDTVTENVIMAASLHEGTVTIRNASANYAVQDLCVFLKKLGVKIEGIGTTTLHITGVSYINKDVEYYPSEDPIEAMSFIAAGVVTGSEITIERSPIEFLEIELATLAEMGLQYELSDEYLAKNSHTRLVDIHLKHSKLKAAKDKLHALPFPGINMDNLPFMGLIATTANGRTMIHDWSYENRAIYFTELTKLNASVELLDPHRVYVTGPTKWKPADVTAPPALRPSVVVLLAMLAAPGDSILRDVYSINRGYEDFANRLNSLGAHIETIREI
- a CDS encoding serine hydroxymethyltransferase, with translation MNDTQVADLIAGEERRERDGLELIPSENYVSADVLKALGSVFTNKYSEGYPGKRYYGGQEFTDQIEQLAIDRAKQLFGSDHANVQPHSGAQANEAVYHAWCEPGDTILAMDLSHGGHLTHGAPVTVLARSFNFVRYKMKDPSTGEIDYDELRRLALEHKPKIILAGFSAYPRELDYAKFAEIGNEIGALLVADMAHIAGLIAGGVAKNPFDYGFHVVTTTTHKTLRGPRGGLILSKGVVSNPLKAPEKTIENIPTLIDRTVFPGVQGGPHMHAVAAKAVAFGEALKPEFKAYAEQIVKNAAVLADELQKHGFQLVTGGTSNHLILADVQKSFGIDGKVVEQALDKIGLTLNANAVPDDTLPPFRPSGIRLGTPAITTRGLREQHMVQLAEWMKRAVDAHDDDITLANLGEEVKEFVQTFPLPSDK
- a CDS encoding type II secretion system protein; translated protein: MNLANLKTKRAQGGFTIVELLIVIVVIGILAAIVIVAYNGVTTKANDSADAANAQSLDKVAEAVNADLSTGYPWGNSDATLKTAFNADSTTTSIPQGLGVIYIASTGAAPSYASANTAAASKNYYVKVCSAAAPNSTGLNVYYPKRSDSSVQVIKAGTGCN
- the murB gene encoding UDP-N-acetylmuramate dehydrogenase, giving the protein MNVQTNIPLSTLTTMKIGGNADYVVDVTSPDELRQAYLNAKKLTLPTYIIGGGSNLIAHDEGFQGVIIHNKIGGIEVITDDQQSTVIKVGSGILWDDLVKLTVEHGLYSIACMSGIPGTVGAAPVQNIGAYGQELSSTFVSLEAYDILQDKFVVLDHTDCNFSYRSSIFRTSEVGHYAIYSVTLQLPKIPLQPPLYDSLQKRLETAGITQYSPQIIRDNVLAIRAEKLPDPAVMPNAGSFFKNAVVESWKAEELKNNGYSDLPTYAVDETYQKIPAGWLIDQSDLKGEVLHGMKIHDKNAVVLINESATGYSDLQEAKKEIIETVNGRFNIILEQEPLELLPLEQSSAIIENTVDN